One region of Candidatus Melainabacteria bacterium genomic DNA includes:
- a CDS encoding DUF4127 family protein, protein MIEKNSFALLPLDNRPVSYLLPKQVADFSGIDLILPERRFLGGLKNGSDLKYIENWLKELNDIGTLIISLDNFVYGGLIQSRKHSFKSEELEKRVNLFKNYCRDMPRHVSTVYGFSSIMRISNYNSDEEEKDYWKEYGEKIFQGAFELIPPEILADYKAHRNKNFSINLLWLESLHEDCFKYLVFSCDDSSQHGINVIEAEYIKKQIESHKFSQIAKVISGTDEIPLVLLTKAVLDHYKIKPTVSLYFDSEEGKNQLAKYESNSIYASVLNQVETLGLEIKDSGNSDLIIFVHCSDSIQGDHVFHNEPKDISKNVENFKKTLEEIKNPFVVTDLAYANGSDPKLIQSLTNSKVNWTKCYGYAGWNTASNSIGTALAIGVNRWVAEKRNVFNEKAFKKCLLVRFLDDYAYQAQIRHKNINEIELNDRIKSHVKTFSKLLDLNDINVKGSLPWNRSFEVEIII, encoded by the coding sequence ATGATAGAAAAAAACTCTTTTGCATTACTTCCTCTGGATAATCGTCCAGTGTCGTATTTATTGCCAAAACAAGTTGCAGACTTTTCAGGGATTGATTTGATTTTACCAGAAAGAAGATTTCTTGGTGGTTTAAAAAATGGTTCTGATTTAAAATACATTGAAAACTGGTTAAAAGAATTAAATGATATTGGTACATTAATTATTTCTCTGGACAATTTTGTCTATGGTGGATTAATTCAAAGCAGAAAGCATTCATTTAAATCAGAGGAATTAGAAAAGCGTGTTAATTTATTTAAAAATTACTGTAGAGACATGCCACGGCATGTCTCTACGGTGTACGGATTCTCTTCAATAATGCGAATATCAAATTACAATAGCGATGAAGAAGAGAAAGATTATTGGAAAGAATATGGTGAAAAGATATTTCAAGGTGCATTTGAGTTAATTCCTCCCGAAATTCTTGCAGATTATAAAGCACATAGGAATAAAAATTTTTCAATTAACTTATTGTGGTTAGAGTCCTTGCATGAAGATTGTTTTAAATATTTAGTTTTTTCTTGTGATGATTCATCTCAACATGGGATTAATGTTATTGAAGCAGAGTATATAAAGAAACAAATTGAAAGCCATAAGTTCTCTCAAATTGCAAAGGTTATTTCTGGAACTGATGAGATTCCACTTGTTTTACTAACTAAAGCTGTTTTGGATCACTATAAAATTAAGCCAACTGTTTCTCTTTACTTTGACAGCGAAGAGGGAAAAAATCAATTAGCTAAGTATGAATCAAATTCAATTTATGCTTCAGTACTAAATCAAGTTGAAACTCTAGGACTTGAAATTAAAGATTCTGGTAATTCAGATTTAATTATTTTTGTACATTGTTCTGACTCAATACAAGGTGATCATGTTTTTCATAATGAGCCAAAAGATATAAGTAAAAATGTAGAAAATTTTAAAAAAACATTAGAAGAAATTAAAAATCCATTTGTTGTAACTGATTTAGCATATGCAAATGGTTCTGATCCAAAACTAATCCAATCCCTAACGAATTCAAAAGTTAATTGGACAAAATGTTATGGTTATGCTGGATGGAATACAGCTTCTAACAGTATAGGTACCGCTTTAGCAATTGGTGTAAATAGGTGGGTTGCTGAAAAAAGAAATGTGTTTAATGAAAAAGCTTTTAAGAAATGTTTGCTTGTGAGATTTTTAGATGATTATGCATATCAGGCTCAAATAAGACACAAAAATATTAACGAGATAGAGTTAAATGATAGGATAAAATCTCATGTTAAAACTTTTTCAAAACTTCTTGACCTTAATGATATAAATGTTAAAGGTAGTCTACCTTGGAATAGATCGTTTGAAGTAGAAATTATAATTTAA
- a CDS encoding arginine--tRNA ligase, with translation MSYKQKIQAEIKKALNSLAKDIIIERTKQKEHGDVATNIAMILAKEQKRSPLEIANEIRRKIKQDKNLIANIEVAKPGFINFFVGDNALAESLAEVLKIKNDFGYSKKKLKEKILIEYVSANPTGDLHIGHGRQAVIGSSLANLLEASGHEISNEFYINDYGEQIANFSYTCFAVYRKLKGEHVEWKEDFYPEEGILPYVENCCRGEIASPLQIGQMVKDLILKSQKELLASCKVNFERWFSEAVLHESKAVEETLKKLKEKNYTYEHEDAIWFKAKDFGDVRDRVLIRSDKRPTYLTSDIAYHIDKFKRGYDRLITIWGADHHGQEISLKGGLKALGYDENKLEIVFVQMVSLKQEGKEVKMSKRAGTVVTIKEVLDEVGLDAFRYFLVETHPNNRMIFNIDLAKKQDKDNPVYYVQYAHARCCSVFRQLKDLKLTISELDFVPELLLNLFKTEKQEYDATKDIVLKILDFPEEVVLASVNRSPNRIANYLKDLATSFHQFYTVCRVISKNINLTKARLGLVQAVKITINNGLKILGISAPEAM, from the coding sequence ATGTCCTACAAACAAAAAATACAAGCTGAAATTAAAAAAGCCCTAAATAGTCTGGCAAAAGATATTATTATTGAACGAACAAAACAAAAAGAACATGGTGATGTTGCAACTAATATAGCTATGATACTTGCTAAAGAACAAAAAAGAAGTCCTCTTGAAATTGCAAATGAAATCAGGAGAAAAATCAAGCAAGATAAAAACTTAATAGCAAATATCGAAGTAGCAAAACCTGGATTTATAAATTTTTTTGTTGGAGACAATGCGTTAGCTGAATCATTGGCTGAAGTCCTTAAGATAAAAAATGATTTTGGATATTCCAAGAAAAAGTTAAAAGAAAAAATATTGATTGAATATGTTTCAGCTAACCCAACAGGTGATTTGCATATTGGTCATGGCAGACAAGCAGTTATTGGTAGTAGTCTAGCTAATCTTTTGGAAGCAAGTGGCCATGAGATTTCTAATGAGTTTTACATAAATGACTATGGTGAACAGATTGCAAACTTTTCATATACATGCTTTGCAGTTTACAGAAAATTAAAAGGTGAACATGTTGAATGGAAAGAAGATTTTTATCCAGAAGAAGGGATTCTACCTTATGTAGAAAATTGTTGTAGAGGCGAGATTGCCTCGCCTCTACAAATTGGACAAATGGTAAAGGACTTGATATTAAAATCCCAGAAAGAATTATTAGCATCATGTAAGGTAAACTTTGAAAGGTGGTTTAGTGAAGCAGTTTTACATGAAAGCAAAGCAGTTGAAGAGACATTAAAAAAGCTAAAAGAAAAAAATTATACATATGAGCATGAAGATGCAATCTGGTTTAAAGCAAAAGATTTTGGTGATGTTAGAGATAGAGTTTTAATACGGTCAGATAAGAGACCAACATATTTAACTAGCGATATTGCATATCATATTGATAAGTTTAAACGTGGCTATGATAGGTTAATTACAATTTGGGGAGCTGATCATCATGGTCAGGAAATTAGCCTAAAAGGAGGTCTAAAAGCTTTAGGCTATGATGAGAATAAATTAGAAATTGTTTTTGTACAAATGGTTAGTCTTAAACAAGAAGGTAAAGAAGTAAAGATGTCAAAAAGAGCTGGCACAGTGGTTACCATTAAAGAAGTTTTAGATGAAGTTGGTCTTGATGCTTTTAGGTATTTTTTAGTAGAAACACATCCAAATAACAGAATGATTTTTAATATTGATCTTGCAAAAAAACAAGATAAAGACAATCCTGTTTATTACGTTCAGTATGCACACGCAAGGTGCTGTAGTGTTTTTAGACAGTTAAAGGATTTAAAGCTAACAATTAGTGAGTTGGATTTTGTTCCAGAATTATTATTAAACCTTTTTAAAACAGAAAAGCAAGAATATGATGCAACCAAAGATATCGTTCTTAAGATATTAGATTTCCCGGAGGAAGTAGTACTAGCTAGTGTCAACAGATCACCTAATAGAATTGCAAATTACCTAAAAGATTTAGCAACCAGCTTTCATCAGTTTTATACAGTATGTCGCGTGATATCAAAAAATATAAACCTTACTAAAGCAAGACTTGGTTTAGTTCAAGCTGTCAAGATAACTATTAATAACGGGTTAAAAATACTTGGTATTAGCGCGCCAGAAGCAATGTAA
- a CDS encoding peptide chain release factor N(5)-glutamine methyltransferase, which translates to MNKDLLKKLINAGIEEAEAKKEISILYKEFGKENLNKIKNIVEERIKTRTPLQYLLGKAYFMDFEVKVNNHVLIPRPETEILVEETVRRGMPRHALDIGTGSGIIAIALAKLIPNIKIIAIDIKKEIIALAKENATKNNVADKIQFKICDVFSKDTEDLFKSHKIDLIISNPPYVKENEPARRRDGEPAIQPEILHEPKIALYGSLIYYERIIRLALSTQMLALEIDPPLVNDLKSLLKKEGLNNFEIVKDYNNLDRCLFIKF; encoded by the coding sequence ATGAATAAAGATCTCTTAAAGAAACTAATAAATGCAGGCATAGAAGAAGCTGAAGCTAAAAAAGAAATCTCCATTCTCTATAAAGAGTTTGGGAAAGAAAATCTAAACAAAATAAAAAATATTGTTGAAGAAAGGATTAAGACTAGAACACCGCTTCAATACTTACTTGGCAAGGCATACTTCATGGATTTTGAAGTAAAAGTAAATAACCATGTTTTAATTCCAAGGCCAGAGACAGAAATATTGGTAGAAGAGACCGTTCGTAGGGGCATGCCGCGGCATGCCCTTGACATTGGTACTGGTTCAGGAATAATTGCCATTGCTCTTGCAAAATTAATTCCAAATATAAAAATTATTGCAATTGATATTAAAAAAGAAATTATTGCTCTTGCTAAAGAAAATGCCACCAAAAATAACGTCGCAGATAAAATTCAATTCAAGATTTGTGATGTGTTTTCAAAAGATACAGAGGATCTTTTTAAATCACACAAAATTGATTTAATAATTTCAAATCCACCGTATGTGAAAGAAAACGAACCGGCGAGACGGCGAGACGGCGAACCAGCGATTCAGCCAGAAATTTTACATGAACCAAAAATTGCATTATATGGATCATTAATTTATTATGAGAGGATTATCAGATTAGCACTCAGCACTCAGATGCTAGCACTTGAAATTGATCCACCTCTTGTAAATGATTTAAAATCTTTGTTAAAAAAAGAAGGATTAAATAATTTTGAGATTGTAAAAGATTACAATAATCTGGATCGTTGTTTATTTATTAAATTTTAA
- a CDS encoding class I SAM-dependent methyltransferase: protein MKHTKIPDETYWRGQKPVAKLILNKIKKNSNILEIGIGKGGVTRYLLKKEPYLNITGFDINKKSLKIAKNLLKKKCLGKFKLLKASQDINLTKEFGREKFDFVISSGVLDYAKDPDKVIKNVKKILKSGGYFAFTAFDNLSSTDYDGKSPKQMYTSKAGIKTWGYRDFYIKKFFKKIHLKVISISLFKKLHTNTLTELSENEIKAIRKNLDSPYDDHFVILAKKI, encoded by the coding sequence ATGAAACACACTAAAATACCCGATGAAACATACTGGCGGGGGCAAAAACCAGTTGCAAAGTTAATCTTAAATAAAATTAAAAAGAACAGTAACATACTTGAAATTGGTATTGGAAAAGGTGGAGTAACAAGATACTTATTAAAAAAAGAACCTTACTTAAACATTACTGGTTTTGATATAAACAAAAAGTCCTTAAAGATAGCAAAGAATCTTTTAAAGAAGAAATGCTTAGGAAAGTTTAAGCTCTTAAAAGCAAGTCAAGATATTAATCTCACTAAAGAGTTTGGAAGAGAAAAATTTGATTTTGTAATAAGCTCAGGAGTTTTAGATTACGCAAAAGATCCCGATAAGGTAATTAAAAATGTAAAAAAAATCCTTAAATCTGGTGGGTATTTTGCATTTACTGCATTTGACAATCTAAGTTCTACTGATTACGATGGCAAAAGCCCAAAACAAATGTACACAAGTAAGGCTGGTATTAAAACATGGGGCTATAGAGATTTTTATATTAAAAAGTTTTTCAAAAAAATTCACCTCAAAGTTATTTCAATATCTTTATTTAAAAAGCTTCATACAAATACACTCACAGAACTATCTGAAAATGAAATTAAAGCCATAAGAAAAAATCTAGACAGTCCTTATGATGATCATTTTGTAATACTTGCTAAGAAAATATGA
- a CDS encoding phosphomannose isomerase type II C-terminal cupin domain, translating to MNCHKKQDISPAPRPWGSYVVLLDSEYCKVKKLIINPKKRFSLQYHNKRTETWTIIKGKLEITIGGKKEIYSYGQTVSVPVGIKHRIKNIEDEAAEIIEVQTGTYFGEDDIVRLEDDFGRVK from the coding sequence ATGAACTGCCACAAGAAACAAGATATCTCACCAGCGCCTCGCCCTTGGGGTAGCTATGTTGTACTCCTTGACAGTGAATATTGCAAAGTTAAAAAACTTATAATCAATCCTAAAAAAAGATTTAGTCTTCAATACCACAATAAAAGAACAGAAACATGGACCATCATAAAAGGAAAACTTGAAATTACAATTGGGGGAAAAAAAGAAATTTATTCATATGGTCAGACAGTATCAGTTCCAGTAGGTATAAAGCATAGAATTAAAAATATTGAAGATGAGGCAGCTGAAATAATTGAAGTACAAACAGGGACTTATTTTGGAGAAGATGATATTGTACGACTTGAAGACGATTTTGGACGAGTTAAATGA
- a CDS encoding geranylgeranyl reductase family protein, whose protein sequence is MTSTFDCIIVGSGPSGGAAAYHLTKLGHKVLIIEKEKLPRYKPCGGGVSPIISRWFDFDFTPVILQKVKTFRYTWCGEEPIDIGLELKEPLWMVKRNDFDFYIITQALKKGAKLFDETEVINVEFKDSWWTIKTNLHKIKALYLIACDGAKGRLANLLGFKDRKYTVGGAIEAEASVGIKNSFTAHFEFGMVKNGYLWNFPKIDGCSLGVGVFKNGANQDLKTIVSKYTSIFNIDFKTTQQYGHPLLLWNGNQKLHAENGRALLAGEAACLVDPLTAEGIRPSIFSGIKAAEAVSKALCGDASAIKKYTKIIHNELGRNMRIARRLSRFLYMFPDVCYKTILKRPSATNTMAKILCGEMDYKDLVPLSFFRFKS, encoded by the coding sequence GTGACTTCAACTTTTGACTGCATTATTGTTGGCTCAGGACCAAGTGGCGGAGCTGCAGCATATCATTTAACTAAACTTGGTCATAAGGTTTTAATTATAGAAAAAGAAAAACTTCCACGTTATAAACCTTGTGGTGGTGGAGTGTCACCAATTATTTCCAGATGGTTTGACTTTGACTTTACTCCTGTTATTTTACAAAAAGTAAAAACATTTCGTTACACATGGTGTGGAGAGGAGCCTATTGACATTGGACTTGAATTAAAAGAACCTTTGTGGATGGTAAAAAGAAATGACTTTGATTTTTATATTATTACTCAAGCATTAAAAAAAGGTGCCAAACTGTTTGATGAGACAGAGGTAATCAACGTTGAATTTAAAGATAGCTGGTGGACTATTAAAACAAACTTACATAAAATTAAAGCTTTGTATTTAATTGCTTGCGATGGAGCTAAAGGAAGGCTTGCGAATTTACTTGGGTTTAAAGACAGAAAGTATACAGTAGGTGGTGCAATAGAAGCTGAAGCAAGTGTTGGTATTAAAAACAGCTTTACAGCACATTTTGAATTTGGTATGGTAAAAAATGGTTACCTGTGGAATTTTCCTAAAATAGATGGCTGCTCTCTTGGAGTAGGTGTATTTAAAAATGGTGCAAATCAGGATCTTAAGACTATTGTTAGCAAGTACACAAGCATTTTTAACATTGATTTTAAAACCACACAACAATATGGCCATCCTCTTTTGCTATGGAATGGAAACCAAAAACTTCATGCTGAAAATGGAAGAGCACTACTAGCTGGTGAAGCAGCTTGTCTAGTGGATCCACTTACAGCAGAAGGAATTCGTCCTTCTATTTTTAGTGGTATTAAAGCAGCAGAAGCAGTTAGTAAGGCACTTTGCGGAGATGCAAGTGCAATAAAAAAATATACTAAAATAATTCATAATGAGTTAGGGAGAAATATGAGAATTGCAAGAAGGTTGTCAAGGTTTCTTTATATGTTTCCAGATGTCTGTTACAAAACAATACTTAAACGTCCATCAGCAACAAATACAATGGCTAAAATACTTTGCGGTGAAATGGATTATAAAGATTTAGTTCCTTTGTCTTTTTTTCGGTTTAAATCTTAG
- the pstC gene encoding phosphate ABC transporter permease subunit PstC has protein sequence MAQLFFVSAFLAVVSLLLIAIYVFYNGLKIFKVVKLQDFLFGYNWEPVTLKLFGILPMIITSFYVTFGAIIVSAPLGIACAIFLAEIAPLKAQRIIRPAVQLLAGIPSVIYGLFGLTFIVPLIQTFSEVAGLCILAAIIILSIMILPTIISIAEDSIRAVPKELKESSIALGTTKWQTIYGAILPASKSGLITAVILALGRAFGEAMAVKMVIGNTQTMPDFSPNTLFGLLSLARTLTTNIIGDIEYAEPGPHLQALFATGVILFVFIILINGVSYLLLRKSYGASKV, from the coding sequence ATGGCTCAACTCTTTTTTGTTAGTGCATTTTTAGCAGTGGTGTCATTGCTTTTAATTGCAATTTATGTTTTTTACAACGGGTTAAAAATTTTTAAAGTAGTTAAATTACAAGATTTTTTGTTTGGATATAATTGGGAACCTGTAACTTTAAAACTTTTTGGTATTCTCCCAATGATTATTACTTCTTTTTATGTAACTTTTGGAGCAATAATTGTCAGTGCACCACTTGGAATTGCGTGTGCAATTTTTTTAGCAGAGATTGCTCCCTTAAAAGCTCAAAGAATAATAAGACCAGCAGTTCAACTTTTAGCAGGCATACCATCAGTAATTTATGGACTTTTTGGCCTGACATTTATTGTTCCTCTTATACAAACTTTTTCTGAAGTTGCAGGTCTTTGCATATTGGCTGCAATAATTATTCTTTCAATAATGATCCTTCCAACAATTATTAGCATTGCAGAAGATTCAATTAGAGCAGTTCCAAAAGAACTTAAAGAAAGTAGTATTGCACTTGGCACTACAAAATGGCAAACCATTTATGGTGCAATTTTACCTGCAAGTAAATCAGGACTAATTACTGCAGTGATACTTGCACTAGGAAGAGCATTTGGAGAAGCCATGGCAGTAAAAATGGTGATTGGAAATACCCAGACTATGCCTGATTTTTCTCCTAATACTTTATTTGGTTTACTGAGCTTAGCAAGGACCTTGACCACAAATATTATTGGTGACATTGAATATGCAGAACCAGGCCCACACCTTCAAGCTCTTTTTGCAACTGGTGTAATATTATTTGTTTTTATTATTTTAATTAATGGGGTTTCATATTTACTACTTAGAAAATCATATGGAGCAAGTAAGGTATAA
- the pstA gene encoding phosphate ABC transporter permease PstA — protein MAQQLEKKITQRAENISRIQSEQNIALSALWFSGWTIVAVLIFIIGYIFYYGLPYALSWHYLFSPPEGGRHDTGGILYQLVGTIYLVFGAILVAAPVGISTAVYLTEYAPQNLITKTIRFAIENLAGIPSIIYGLFGLAFFVIFLKFEYSLIAGALTVAIMILPVIIRTSEEALKTVPQTLRQSSLALGVNKWQTISNIVLPSAFPGILTGILLSVGRIIGESAILILATGGSITAMPDFISSKYPYFLPDSARTLAVHLYYQATSYDTRAKAFATGVVLVLFVLILNYCINQISKRYRRKYVR, from the coding sequence ATGGCTCAACAACTAGAAAAAAAAATTACGCAAAGAGCTGAGAATATTTCAAGGATTCAGTCTGAGCAAAATATTGCTTTATCTGCCTTATGGTTTTCAGGATGGACTATTGTTGCAGTTTTAATTTTTATTATTGGTTATATTTTTTATTATGGCTTGCCATATGCATTGTCTTGGCATTATTTGTTTAGTCCTCCTGAAGGAGGCAGACATGACACAGGTGGGATTTTATACCAATTAGTTGGAACAATTTATTTAGTTTTTGGTGCAATTCTTGTAGCTGCTCCTGTAGGAATTTCAACTGCAGTTTATCTTACTGAGTATGCACCTCAAAACCTGATTACAAAAACGATTCGTTTTGCAATTGAAAATCTTGCAGGCATTCCTTCAATAATTTACGGGCTTTTTGGCCTTGCATTTTTTGTAATATTTTTAAAGTTTGAATATTCATTAATTGCTGGTGCACTAACTGTAGCCATTATGATACTTCCAGTGATTATCAGAACCTCTGAAGAAGCATTAAAAACTGTTCCTCAAACTCTCAGACAAAGTAGTTTAGCTTTAGGTGTAAATAAATGGCAGACAATCTCTAATATAGTTTTGCCATCAGCATTTCCAGGTATTCTTACTGGAATATTACTTAGTGTAGGAAGGATCATTGGTGAATCTGCAATTTTAATTTTAGCTACTGGTGGCAGCATTACAGCAATGCCAGATTTTATTTCTAGCAAGTATCCTTATTTTCTTCCAGACTCAGCAAGAACTTTAGCAGTTCATCTTTACTATCAAGCTACAAGCTATGACACAAGAGCAAAAGCATTTGCAACAGGAGTGGTTTTAGTACTTTTTGTTTTAATCTTGAATTATTGTATTAATCAAATTTCAAAAAGATATAGAAGGAAATATGTGAGGTAA
- a CDS encoding helix-turn-helix transcriptional regulator, whose translation MNYKEQIKLIQKVTGLNQDEIARRLEVTFAALNRWLNDRAVPRENLKKKINKLYTELTGEESKSENIKEAKKQFIKKKQKEHKNIL comes from the coding sequence ATGAATTACAAAGAACAAATTAAGTTAATTCAAAAAGTTACTGGCCTAAATCAGGATGAAATAGCTAGAAGATTAGAAGTTACTTTTGCAGCTTTAAACAGATGGCTAAATGACAGAGCTGTCCCGCGTGAAAATCTTAAAAAGAAAATAAATAAACTTTATACTGAACTTACTGGTGAAGAAAGCAAAAGTGAAAATATAAAAGAAGCAAAGAAACAATTCATTAAAAAAAAGCAAAAAGAACATAAAAACATTTTATAG
- the atpG gene encoding ATP synthase F1 subunit gamma translates to MPNLKHIKVRIKSIKSTQKITQAMKLVAASKVRKAQTRVLNSRPYTQKVSDFALRTVSAISSLDKKEIPLMNEREVKALAIIVISSDRGLCGSYNTNIIKKTTQRILELEQAGVKSKLILVGNKANNFFRRAKVEIIESFTQLPAIPSVELANLIASSAENAFISKNVDQVEIIGTDFISMLRNQVYVKHFLPIVEERTGEGVNQQRDNGFVLFEPSLNNVLEYLLPLYLSNVIFHALLEANCSELASRMNAMSSATKNAKELIDNLTIVYNKARQAAITQELTEIVGGVEALR, encoded by the coding sequence GTGCCTAATTTAAAACACATAAAAGTTCGAATAAAGTCTATTAAGAGTACTCAAAAAATTACTCAAGCAATGAAATTGGTTGCTGCAAGTAAGGTTAGAAAAGCACAAACAAGGGTTTTAAATTCAAGACCGTATACTCAAAAGGTAAGTGACTTTGCACTAAGAACAGTAAGTGCAATATCTTCTCTTGATAAGAAAGAAATACCATTAATGAATGAAAGAGAAGTAAAAGCTTTAGCAATTATTGTAATTAGCTCTGACAGAGGACTTTGTGGCAGTTACAATACAAACATAATTAAAAAAACTACTCAAAGAATTCTTGAGCTTGAACAAGCTGGTGTAAAATCAAAATTAATTCTTGTTGGAAACAAAGCAAATAATTTTTTTAGAAGAGCAAAAGTAGAAATAATAGAAAGCTTTACTCAACTTCCAGCAATTCCTTCAGTAGAACTAGCTAATTTAATTGCATCAAGTGCAGAGAATGCTTTTATAAGTAAAAACGTTGATCAAGTAGAAATCATTGGAACAGATTTTATTTCAATGTTAAGAAATCAAGTTTATGTAAAACATTTTTTACCAATTGTTGAGGAACGAACCGGCGAAGGGGTAAACCAGCAAAGAGACAATGGATTTGTCTTATTTGAACCATCATTAAATAATGTCCTAGAATATTTACTTCCTTTATATCTAAGCAACGTTATCTTTCATGCTTTGTTAGAAGCTAATTGTAGTGAGCTTGCAAGTCGTATGAATGCAATGTCAAGTGCTACAAAAAATGCAAAAGAATTAATTGATAACCTAACTATTGTCTATAACAAAGCCAGGCAGGCTGCTATTACTCAGGAGCTTACTGAAATTGTTGGTGGAGTTGAGGCACTGAGGTAA